From a single Desulfosalsimonas propionicica genomic region:
- a CDS encoding bile acid:sodium symporter family protein has product MDPSVLGQIDQVRLNFSPRGLMVLNAAIGLMMLGVSLDLKLEDFKRILVAPLAPGIGLAAQFILLPAFTFLLVWILKPLPSMALGMILVASCPGGNLSNIMTYLAKGNCAVSITMTAISTIAAIFMTPLNLSLWGSLNPETAEILQAVSLSPIDVFVTVFVILGIPLILGQVLTRTFPGLADRVRRPFKIFALVFFILIVCAALAANWKYFIAYVGMVMFAVFIHNALALNLGYWSGRVAGLGQADARAVCIEVGIQNSALGLVLVFNFFEGLGGMAIVVAWWGVWHIIAGLATAFIFTRIPLPPGETATDPEACRLS; this is encoded by the coding sequence ATGGATCCTTCGGTTCTGGGTCAGATTGACCAGGTGCGGCTCAATTTCAGCCCCCGGGGGCTCATGGTCCTCAATGCGGCCATCGGGCTGATGATGCTGGGAGTTTCCCTGGATCTGAAGCTGGAAGATTTCAAGCGGATCCTGGTCGCCCCCCTGGCACCGGGCATCGGGCTTGCAGCGCAGTTTATCCTGCTGCCGGCCTTTACGTTTCTGCTGGTCTGGATCCTGAAGCCCCTGCCCTCCATGGCTTTGGGCATGATCCTGGTGGCCTCGTGTCCGGGCGGCAACCTGTCTAACATCATGACCTATCTGGCCAAGGGAAACTGTGCCGTGTCCATCACCATGACCGCCATTTCCACCATTGCCGCCATTTTCATGACCCCACTGAACCTGTCGCTCTGGGGCAGCCTGAATCCCGAAACCGCAGAAATCCTGCAGGCCGTGAGCCTTAGCCCTATTGACGTGTTTGTCACGGTCTTTGTGATCCTGGGCATCCCCTTGATTCTTGGGCAGGTCCTCACCCGCACTTTTCCGGGGCTTGCCGACCGGGTGCGGCGCCCGTTCAAGATTTTTGCGCTGGTTTTTTTCATTCTCATTGTGTGCGCGGCCCTGGCCGCCAACTGGAAGTATTTTATCGCCTACGTGGGGATGGTGATGTTTGCCGTGTTCATCCATAATGCCCTGGCCCTGAATCTGGGATACTGGAGCGGCCGGGTTGCGGGGCTCGGGCAGGCCGATGCCAGAGCGGTGTGCATCGAGGTGGGCATCCAGAATTCGGCTCTGGGTCTTGTGCTGGTTTTCAATTTTTTCGAGGGTCTGGGAGGCATGGCCATTGTGGTGGCCTGGTGGGGGGTCTGGCATATCATTGCCGGGCTGGCCACGGCGTTTATCTTCACCCGCATTCCCCTGCCGCCGGGTGAGACGGCCACGGATCCCGAGGCCTGCCGGCTGTCATGA
- a CDS encoding SDR family oxidoreductase — MKRNFKNKVVVVTGGASGIGLATARRFAEAGARCVLLDMDEQNLALREKEFWAAGHEVLTAVCDVTRQSDCEAAVKSVIRQTGGIDVLFNNAGITQRSRFADTRVDVFRRVMEVNFFGALYCTKAAIDSIIDRRGMIIVNESIAGVAPLVGRTGYSASKHALHGLFASLRAEVSHLGVQVMIVCPGFIRTNLQDRALGADGRVTDRPQSFVGRQHTPQSAAEAIFQGACRKKPLLVLTFMGKLGYWVSRLAPGFYERQMIRQFADELH; from the coding sequence TTGAAACGAAATTTCAAAAATAAAGTGGTGGTGGTCACCGGCGGTGCCAGCGGCATTGGTCTGGCCACAGCCCGGCGGTTTGCAGAAGCCGGCGCCCGGTGCGTGCTGCTGGATATGGATGAACAGAATCTGGCCCTCAGGGAAAAGGAATTCTGGGCCGCCGGGCATGAGGTATTGACAGCGGTCTGCGACGTGACCCGGCAAAGCGACTGCGAGGCTGCTGTCAAATCCGTGATCCGGCAGACCGGAGGCATCGATGTGCTGTTCAACAATGCGGGCATCACCCAACGCAGCCGGTTTGCAGACACCCGTGTGGATGTGTTTCGCCGGGTCATGGAGGTCAATTTTTTCGGAGCCCTGTACTGCACCAAGGCCGCCATTGACAGCATCATTGACCGTCGGGGCATGATCATTGTCAATGAAAGCATTGCCGGCGTGGCTCCCCTGGTGGGCCGTACCGGCTACAGCGCCAGCAAGCACGCCCTGCACGGCCTGTTTGCCTCTTTGCGGGCGGAAGTGAGCCATCTCGGTGTCCAGGTCATGATCGTATGCCCCGGTTTTATCCGAACCAATCTCCAGGACCGGGCTTTGGGGGCCGACGGCCGCGTTACGGACCGGCCCCAGAGTTTTGTGGGACGCCAGCATACGCCCCAAAGCGCTGCAGAAGCCATCTTTCAGGGCGCCTGCCGGAAAAAGCCCCTGCTTGTGCTCACCTTCATGGGCAAGCTGGGCTACTGGGTGAGCCGTCTGGCCCCGGGCTTTTATGAGCGCCAGATGATCCGGCAGTTTGCTGATGAACTGCATTAA
- a CDS encoding acetate/propionate family kinase: MNVLVINSGSSSVKYKLFAMPEQRLLASGQVEGIGIGNAGKKAVLIHRSAQEDEVRQTFECRDHAAAVRRFFEVLSASDPATPGRQTAVDLIGHRVVHGGSRFVSPVMLREDVIQDLERLSELAPLHLPINVMCIRACAELLPKTRMAACFDTAFSHDMPDHARLYPVPLEWSRKYAIRRYGFHGISYEYVAGETSRLVGRPLEDLKIIAAHLGNGSSITALDRGRVVDTSMGFTPLEGLMMGTRSGNFDPAVFPYIMEKTGMDVPGILNVLNTGSGLLGVSGVSRDMRDIVAEMDRGTARAKLAFDMFVHVLRKYLGAYLFTLGGADAIVFTGGIGEKAWRVRQAVFSTLEPLGLVLDPEKNQAAAAPAACISAETSNAKLLVIAADEERMIARSVYRLAAG; encoded by the coding sequence ATGAACGTACTGGTGATCAATAGCGGCAGTTCCTCGGTAAAATATAAACTTTTTGCCATGCCGGAGCAGCGCCTTCTGGCCTCGGGGCAGGTGGAAGGCATCGGTATCGGAAACGCCGGGAAAAAGGCCGTGCTCATACACCGCAGTGCACAGGAAGATGAAGTGCGGCAGACCTTTGAATGCCGGGACCATGCCGCTGCGGTCCGGCGGTTTTTTGAGGTCCTTTCTGCATCAGATCCGGCAACGCCGGGGCGGCAAACCGCCGTGGACCTTATCGGGCACCGGGTGGTGCACGGGGGCAGTCGATTTGTTTCTCCCGTGATGCTCCGGGAGGATGTCATTCAGGACCTGGAAAGGCTTTCCGAACTTGCGCCCCTGCACCTTCCAATCAATGTTATGTGCATCCGGGCCTGCGCGGAGCTTTTGCCCAAAACCCGGATGGCCGCATGCTTTGATACGGCCTTTTCCCATGATATGCCCGATCATGCCCGGCTTTATCCGGTCCCCCTGGAGTGGTCCCGGAAATATGCCATCCGCAGATACGGCTTTCACGGCATTTCCTATGAATACGTGGCAGGCGAGACAAGCCGGCTTGTGGGCCGGCCTTTAGAAGATCTGAAAATCATCGCGGCCCATCTGGGCAACGGCAGCAGCATCACGGCTCTTGACAGGGGCCGGGTGGTCGATACGAGCATGGGCTTCACCCCACTGGAAGGGCTGATGATGGGCACCCGCTCGGGCAATTTTGACCCGGCCGTGTTTCCCTATATTATGGAGAAAACCGGTATGGATGTGCCCGGTATTTTAAATGTGTTAAACACCGGAAGCGGTCTTCTGGGCGTCAGCGGTGTCAGCCGGGACATGCGCGACATCGTGGCTGAAATGGACAGGGGAACCGCACGTGCAAAGCTTGCCTTTGACATGTTTGTCCACGTGCTGCGCAAATATCTGGGAGCTTATTTGTTTACGCTCGGCGGGGCTGATGCCATTGTGTTTACAGGCGGAATCGGGGAAAAAGCCTGGCGGGTGCGCCAGGCGGTGTTTTCAACCCTGGAGCCCCTCGGCTTGGTTTTGGACCCGGAAAAAAATCAGGCTGCAGCCGCCCCCGCCGCCTGCATCAGCGCGGAGACCAGCAACGCAAAACTGCTGGTGATCGCCGCAGACGAGGAGCGCATGATCGCCCGGTCAGTCTATCGGCTTGCCGCCGGATAA
- a CDS encoding fatty acid--CoA ligase: MTFRKIDPSPSAYNYQLLIKHILETPLIYSPEREIVYRDMVRYTYRDLNRRVHQLANTLASQGVEPGSTVAVMDWDSHRYLECFFAVPMMGAVLHTINVRLSPEQLIYTINHAEDDVILVNEEFLPLLESVKDKFTTVKKIILISDSGKTPDTSLTLEGEYEDMVNKAEKSYDFPDFDENTMATTFYTTGTTGLPKGVFFSHRQLVMHTYGMLANMAAFESQAPITSKDVYMPITPMFHVHAWGVPYVMTLLGAKQVYPGRYEPEMLLKLLVSEKVTFSHCVPTIMHMLVSSPAITNFDLTGWKVIIGGSALPRGLCREALKLGINIYAAYGMSETCPLLTSAVLKPKMMDWNEEEQVKYRCRTGRPAPNVYVRIWDPQGNALPHDGESTGEVVVRSPWLTQGYTKDAEKSEELWQGGWLHTGDIGYLDEEGYLQITDRLKDVIKTGGEWISSLTLEDIISQHEAVSESAAIGVADEKWGERPLVLVVVKDSHKDKVTEDELRDFFMKFVDAGEIPKYGVPNRVQIVDEIPKTSVGKINKKDIRTQFTS; the protein is encoded by the coding sequence ATGACGTTTCGAAAAATCGACCCCAGCCCCTCGGCCTACAACTATCAGCTGCTGATCAAGCACATCCTGGAAACGCCCCTGATCTATTCCCCGGAGCGGGAAATTGTATACCGGGACATGGTCCGCTACACTTATCGGGATTTAAACCGAAGAGTGCATCAGCTGGCAAACACGCTGGCATCCCAGGGTGTGGAGCCGGGCAGCACCGTGGCGGTCATGGACTGGGACAGCCATCGCTACCTGGAATGCTTTTTTGCCGTTCCAATGATGGGCGCGGTGCTTCACACCATTAACGTGCGCCTTTCCCCGGAACAGCTGATCTATACCATCAATCATGCCGAAGACGACGTCATCCTCGTAAACGAAGAATTCCTCCCGCTTCTTGAATCGGTCAAGGACAAATTCACCACGGTCAAAAAAATCATCCTGATCAGCGACAGCGGCAAAACGCCGGACACTTCGCTGACCCTAGAAGGCGAATATGAAGACATGGTCAACAAGGCGGAAAAGTCCTATGATTTTCCGGACTTTGACGAAAACACCATGGCCACCACCTTCTACACCACCGGAACCACAGGTCTGCCCAAGGGCGTGTTTTTCAGCCACCGGCAGCTGGTGATGCACACATACGGCATGCTGGCCAACATGGCCGCATTCGAGTCCCAGGCGCCGATCACTTCCAAAGACGTCTACATGCCCATCACCCCGATGTTTCACGTGCATGCCTGGGGTGTGCCCTATGTCATGACCCTGCTGGGGGCCAAGCAGGTCTATCCCGGCCGTTACGAACCGGAAATGCTGCTCAAACTGCTGGTATCGGAAAAAGTCACATTCTCCCATTGCGTGCCCACCATCATGCACATGCTGGTTTCCAGTCCGGCCATCACGAATTTTGACCTCACGGGCTGGAAGGTGATCATCGGCGGCTCGGCCCTGCCGCGCGGACTTTGCAGGGAAGCCCTGAAACTGGGCATTAACATTTATGCCGCCTACGGCATGTCCGAGACATGCCCGCTGCTGACATCCGCGGTGCTCAAGCCCAAAATGATGGACTGGAACGAGGAGGAACAGGTCAAGTACCGCTGCCGAACCGGCCGGCCCGCGCCCAACGTGTACGTGCGGATCTGGGACCCCCAGGGCAACGCCCTGCCCCATGACGGCGAGTCCACCGGTGAAGTGGTGGTGCGCTCGCCGTGGCTGACCCAGGGCTACACCAAGGATGCGGAAAAAAGCGAGGAACTCTGGCAGGGCGGATGGCTGCATACCGGCGATATTGGCTACTTGGATGAAGAGGGATATCTGCAGATCACAGACCGGCTAAAAGACGTGATCAAAACCGGCGGGGAATGGATTTCCTCGCTGACCCTGGAAGACATCATCAGCCAGCACGAGGCTGTCAGCGAATCAGCCGCCATCGGCGTGGCTGACGAAAAATGGGGGGAACGGCCCCTGGTGCTGGTGGTGGTCAAAGACAGCCACAAGGACAAGGTCACTGAAGACGAGCTGCGCGACTTTTTCATGAAGTTTGTGGACGCCGGGGAAATCCCCAAATACGGGGTACCCAACCGGGTGCAGATCGTTGACGAAATTCCCAAGACCAGCGTTGGCAAAATCAACAAAAAAGACATCCGGACCCAGTTTACGTCCTGA